Proteins from a genomic interval of Nocardioides jishulii:
- a CDS encoding FAD-dependent oxidoreductase yields the protein MNDLPVVVIGAGPQGLAAAAHLRERGLEVLVLESGAAAGAAVAEWGHVRLFSPWPELMDRVAVDLLQSTGWVAPTAGYPTGAEWVESYLAPLGESLAPWIQYDARVTGVSRVGRDRLVDADRGDQPFTVHAVNAAGRECRIEARAVIDASGTWRTPSPAGADGLPALGEKANADKIHYGVPDRKAPERYAGKHTVVLGAGDSSLNAILELDRIAQDHPGTTITWALRRATTSNTFGGGAADQLERRGALGTRAREAVEAGRVALVAGFRTSEFRRAGEQVVVVAEDGRVLTGVDRVVALTGFRPDLSFLSELRLDLDSTLEAPRRVADEVDPNLHSCGSVQATGAADLAHPDEPNFYMVGMKSYGRAPTFLAMTGYEQVRSVVAMVAGDPEAAARVELALPDTGVCGGSGLYDEPAATAEGGCCGAAPEFVQVGAGPVLP from the coding sequence ATGAATGACTTGCCTGTTGTTGTGATCGGTGCCGGACCGCAAGGGCTGGCCGCTGCTGCGCATCTGCGTGAGCGGGGCCTCGAGGTGCTGGTGCTGGAGTCGGGCGCCGCTGCTGGCGCGGCCGTGGCTGAGTGGGGGCACGTACGCCTGTTCTCGCCGTGGCCCGAACTGATGGACCGTGTCGCGGTGGACCTGCTGCAGTCGACGGGCTGGGTCGCGCCGACCGCTGGCTACCCGACCGGCGCGGAGTGGGTAGAGTCCTACCTGGCCCCGCTGGGGGAGTCGCTGGCGCCTTGGATCCAGTACGACGCACGGGTCACCGGGGTTTCCCGCGTGGGCCGTGACCGATTGGTGGACGCTGACCGCGGAGACCAGCCGTTCACCGTGCATGCCGTGAACGCGGCCGGACGCGAGTGCCGGATCGAGGCGCGTGCGGTCATTGATGCCTCGGGCACCTGGCGTACGCCGAGCCCGGCCGGCGCCGACGGCCTGCCCGCCCTGGGCGAGAAGGCGAACGCTGACAAGATCCACTACGGCGTCCCGGACAGGAAGGCCCCCGAGCGGTACGCGGGCAAGCACACCGTCGTGCTGGGTGCGGGAGACTCCTCGCTCAACGCAATCCTCGAACTCGACCGCATCGCCCAGGACCACCCCGGAACCACGATCACCTGGGCCCTGCGCCGCGCCACGACGAGCAACACCTTCGGCGGCGGGGCCGCTGACCAGCTCGAGCGTCGCGGGGCACTGGGCACACGGGCTCGCGAGGCCGTCGAGGCCGGACGGGTCGCCCTCGTGGCTGGCTTCAGGACAAGTGAATTCCGTCGTGCGGGCGAGCAGGTCGTTGTCGTGGCCGAGGACGGCCGGGTGCTCACAGGCGTCGACCGAGTGGTGGCCCTGACCGGATTCCGTCCCGATCTGTCATTCCTCTCCGAGTTGCGTCTCGACCTCGACTCCACGCTCGAAGCACCCAGGCGTGTAGCAGACGAGGTGGATCCCAACCTCCACTCCTGCGGCTCCGTGCAGGCCACGGGAGCCGCTGACCTGGCTCACCCCGACGAGCCGAACTTCTACATGGTCGGGATGAAGTCGTACGGCCGTGCCCCGACCTTCCTCGCGATGACGGGGTACGAGCAGGTGCGCAGTGTGGTCGCGATGGTGGCAGGAGACCCCGAGGCCGCGGCCAGGGTCGAGCTGGCACTGCCGGACACCGGCGTCTGTGGTGGCTCCGGCCTCTACGACGAGCCCGCCGCGACAGCCGAAGGCGGTTGCTGCGGAGCTGCTCCGGAGTTCGTGCAGGTGGGTGCGGGACCTGTCCTCCCCTGA
- a CDS encoding ArsR/SmtB family transcription factor produces MSPHVPLVDSEAIVACCSPVTDGVVTDNAAAALAKMFKALSDPARVKLISLIAASPDGEACICDLTEPVGLSQPTVSHHIKLLVDAGLATREQRGKWAYYRVEGNTLTALASALTQTH; encoded by the coding sequence ATGTCCCCCCACGTGCCCCTCGTCGATTCCGAGGCCATCGTTGCGTGCTGCTCCCCCGTGACCGACGGCGTCGTCACCGACAATGCCGCCGCCGCCCTGGCCAAGATGTTCAAAGCCCTCAGTGATCCAGCCCGGGTCAAGCTCATCTCCCTGATCGCTGCTTCACCCGACGGGGAGGCATGCATCTGTGACCTGACGGAGCCGGTCGGGCTCAGCCAGCCGACGGTCTCCCACCACATCAAGCTGCTCGTCGACGCTGGTCTGGCGACTCGGGAGCAGCGCGGGAAATGGGCCTACTATCGCGTGGAGGGCAACACCCTGACCGCGCTGGCGTCCGCGCTGACGCAGACCCACTAG